A genomic stretch from Ovis canadensis isolate MfBH-ARS-UI-01 breed Bighorn chromosome 5, ARS-UI_OviCan_v2, whole genome shotgun sequence includes:
- the C5H5orf46 gene encoding uncharacterized protein C5orf46 homolog, which yields MAVSVLRLTIVWGLLVLILTCQADDKPEDKPNEQPHDSGKNSEPEFPKFLNLLGSEIIENAVEFILRSMTRSTEFLEHGDKQGEHSSK from the exons ATGGCTGTCTCAGTGCTTCGGCTGACAATTGTCTGGGGACTGCTTGTCTTAATCCTGACTTGCCAGGCTG atgacAAACCAGAGGACAAGCCAAATGAGCAGCCACATGACTCAGGCAAAAATTCAGAGCCAGAGTTCCCCAAATTCCTAAACCTTTTGGGCTCGGAGATTATTGAGAATGCAGTGGAGTTCATTCTCCGCTCCATGACGAGGAGCAC agaaTTTTTGGAACATGGTGATAAACAAGGAGAACATTCATCAAAGTGA